One Eremothecium cymbalariae DBVPG#7215 chromosome 2, complete sequence DNA window includes the following coding sequences:
- the MRX11 gene encoding Mrx11p (similar to Ashbya gossypii AGL248C), translating to MLQLNKLPIIFKSYHTRPLDVIFNIGRIRLGTRVKLRNRSIQQISQYSNSINKTVVDKQLSKAHVYIKKSYILRKLYDNPRCRKYFDRLLKNGPISTVTAFLVLHEVTAVAPLLMIWYILYNLECTDLSMLPDYVNQKLTAVGSPVIEKLVKEHGQGCDKQKLITSGAIAYCIVKILYPARILLSLWAAPYFARILSLPYRRLKHFYKR from the coding sequence ATGTTACAGTTAAATAAGCTACctataatattcaaatcatACCATACAAGGCCTTTGGATgttatattcaatattGGTCGTATTCGCCTAGGTACCCGTGTAAAACTTCGGAATCGAAGTATCCAGCAGATTAGCCAGTACTCAAACTCAATAAACAAAACGGTTGTTGATAAACAATTATCCAAGGCtcatgtatatattaagaAATCCTACATCCTTCGAAAGCTCTATGATAACCCCAGATGCAGAAAGTATTTTGATCggttattgaaaaatggtCCAATATCGACTGTAACAGCCTTTCTGGTTTTACATGAAGTAACAGCTGTGGCACCACTATTGATGATCTGGTATATCCTTTATAATCTTGAATGTACAGACTTATCCATGTTACCCGACTATGTCAATCAGAAACTAACTGCGGTAGGATCTCCTGTAATAGAAAAGCTAGTTAAAGAACATGGACAGGGCTGTGACAAACAAAAGTTGATTACCTCTGGTGCTATTGCATACTGCATTGTTAAAATCTTGTATCCTGCAAGAATCCTTTTGAGTCTATGGGCTGCTCCATATTTTGCTAGAATTCTATCACTTCCTTACAGACGACTAAAACATTTCTATAAGAGGTGA
- the ISM1 gene encoding isoleucine--tRNA ligase ISM1 (similar to Ashbya gossypii AGL247C), translating into MFLFIRRYSAHSYQKTLRLPRTKFANRSDLRKVFEELIPQCSEKVYQRQYKEFLDKISTIENDEDKVSFLKACLFVLHDGPPYANGDLHLGHALNKILKDITNRHQLLEGKYVFYKPGWDCHGLPIEIKALQKLSDDVSNISATKVRSVASKYALETVKTQMEQFQKFAIMTNWDDPYITMDRTFELDQLRVLQNMFSRGLIRRQRKPVYWGTETQTALAEGELEYKVDHVSTAAYIKFSLSNESCTALRKQFPSLGTDLPINCLVWTSTPWTLFSNMAICYNKGLEYSLIKLSEEILIVESNLWKTLAWGDSEVPVVISEIKGTNLHGLRYINSLMKDGVSRPLLHGDHVTKHTGTGLVHTAPGHGHDDYLVSVAHGLEVYSPVDHKGRYKLNELPPYLREILKDSDGRPMKVLDRNTTTTILLLLKRNGMLLYSHEYKHSYPYDWRSKKPVIIRSTPQWFADLRDVRSLSLKSLDNVTFVPSRGYNRLSSFIRGRTEWCISRQRSWGVPIPVLYRIDNPDEMLVNDEIISHIIETIAEKGIDSWFMESCPENMIDWLPSKYKDVAHLYFRGKDTIDVWFDSGSSWNVISRWYKNTLGLKKLPEPLSNVYLEGSDQHRGWFQSSLLTRVAALGKESTPFGAVVTHGFTLDGDGMKMSKSLGNVILPSSIILGDKNRNLPSLGVDGLRLLVAQADFTSDIVASSTVINHVAESLKKFRLTLRFILGNLQESETFNLLPFEKLRPVDLYVLSKLQDLNKSSKDLYDNFNFCKVLTDLQYHMNNNLSAFYFDIIKDSLYCDSSTALKRQQIQTTLFHIFDVYRAILAPIIPVMVQEAWNHLPKQWLINQKTGFVDPQESSSRRPRSQLNIPNSQSLVPKFEKNQLEILNKFNELFKKMPTLTKNSQVKLTLISQESLPFDEQEISDLTQAAEVRFSSDVLTFHTEQILTIQTTLENDVKVKIYVQKSSSHKCPRCWKNNSPVEDHLCARCASVVRDGL; encoded by the coding sequence atgtttttgtttatcAGACGATATTCTGCTCACAGCTATCAAAAGACTCTGCGGTTACCGAGGACGAAGTTCGCTAACAGGTCAGATTTGCGTAAggtatttgaagaattgataCCACAATGTTCTGAAAAGGTGTATCAAAGGCAGTATAAGGAGTTTCTGGATAAGATTTCAACAATTGAGAATGATGAGGACAAAgtttcatttttgaaagcttgtttgtttgttttacATGATGGACCTCCATATGCAAATGGTGACTTGCATTTGGGACACGCGTTGAACAAGATCCTCAAGGATATCACGAACCGTCACCAGTTATTAGAAGGGAAATATGTGTTTTACAAGCCAGGTTGGGATTGTCACGGTCTTCCTATAGAGATCAAGGCATTGCAGAAGTTAAGCGATGATGTTAGCAACATCTCGGCAACAAAGGTGAGGTCGGTTGCTTCGAAATACGCACTTGAGACGGTGAAGACGCAGATGGAACAGTTCCAGAAATTTGCTATTATGACCAACTGGGATGATCCATATATCACTATGGATAGGACTTTTGAGTTGGATCAATTGAGGGTGTTACAAAATATGTTTAGCCGTGGGTTGATTAGACGGCAAAGAAAACCCGTATATTGGGGCACGGAGACACAGACGGCTTTGGCTGAGGGAGAGCTAGAATATAAGGTTGATCACGTATCTACCGCTGCGTATATCAAATTTTCACTAAGCAATGAGTCCTGCACTGCTCTCAGGAAGCAATTCCCCTCTCTTGGCACAGATCTTCCGATTAACTGTTTGGTGTGGACAAGTACTCCTTGGACCTTGTTTTCGAATATGGCTATTTGTTATAACAAGGGCCTCGAATATAGTTTAATTAAATTGAGCGAAGAAATACTTATAGTGGAGTCGAATTTATGGAAAACGTTGGCCTGGGGTGATTCCGAAGTGCCAGTGGTTATTTCTGAGATCAAGGGAACCAATCTACATGGTCTGAGATATATTAATAGCTTGATGAAAGATGGTGTTTCTAGACCATTACTTCATGGTGATCATGTTACGAAACATACAGGTACTGGTTTGGTTCATACAGCCCCTGGCCATGGACACGATGACTACCTTGTAAGTGTCGCTCATGGTTTGGAGGTCTATTCGCCTGTTGATCACAAAGGAAGGTACAAATTAAACGAACTTCCACCGTACTTACGTGAAATATTGAAAGATTCTGACGGTCGGCCTATGAAGGTTTTAGATCGGAATACCACAACTACAATTCTTTTGTTATTAAAGCGGAATGGGATGTTACTTTATTCGCATGAATATAAACATTCATATCCTTATGATTGGAGATCTAAAAAACCAGTGATCATCAGGTCAACACCACAGTGGTTTGCTGATTTACGTGATGTTAGGTCGTTATCTTTAAAGAGTTTAGATAATGTTACATTTGTTCCATCAAGAGGATATAATAGATTGTCATCGTTCATTAGAGGAAGGACCGAGTGGTGTATTTCGCGGCAAAGATCATGGGGTGTCCCAATTCCTGTGCTGTACCGAATCGATAACCCGGATGAGATGTTGGTTAATGACGAGATCATTTCTCATATTATAGAAACTATTGCAGAAAAGGGTATTGATTCGTGGTTTATGGAATCTTGCCCCGAAAACATGATTGATTGGCTGCCTAGCAAGTATAAAGATGTTGCACACTTATACTTTAGAGGGAAGGATACTATCGATGTTTGGTTTGACAGCGGTAGCAGTTGGAATGTAATTAGTCGGTGGTATAAAAATACACTGGGGTTAAAGAAATTACCAGAACCGCTAAGTAACGTCTATTTAGAAGGCTCTGATCAGCATAGAGGATGGTTCCAAAGTTCACTTCTTACTAGAGTAGCTGCTTTAGGAAAAGAATCTACGCCGTTTGGTGCTGTTGTTACTCATGGCTTTACTTTGGACGGCGATGGTATGAAAATGTCCAAGTCACTTGGCAATGTTATCTTGCCATCCAGTATTATATTGGGCGATAAAAATCGCAACTTACCGAGTTTGGGTGTAGATGGGTTAAGACTCTTGGTTGCTCAAGCAGATTTTACTTCAGACATTGTCGCTAGTTCCACAGTCATAAATCACGTTGCAGAATCCTTGAAGAAGTTTAGACTTACGCTGCGTTTCATTCTGGGGAACTTACAAGAGAGCGAGACTTTCAATTTACTCCCATTTGAAAAACTAAGGCCAGTTGATCTGTATGTTTTGTCTAAACTTCAGGATTTGAACAAAAGCTCCAAGGATTTATATGACAACTTCAATTTTTGCAAAGTTCTAACTGATTTGCAATACCATATGAATAATAATTTATCCGCTTTCTACTTTGACATTATAAAAGATTCATTATACTGCGATTCTTCAACAGCCCTTAAACGGCAGCAGATTCAGACAACTTTATTCCATATTTTTGACGTCTATCGAGCTATTTTGGCTCCGATAATCCCAGTCATGGTCCAAGAAGCTTGGAACCATCTACCGAAGCAATGGCtaatcaatcaaaaaactGGATTCGTTGATCCTCAAGAGTCTTCTTCAAGGAGACCACGTTCACAACTTAATATACCAAATAGCCAATCTCTAGTCCCCAAATTCGAGAAGAACCAATTAGAGATCCTCAACAAGTTTAATGAACTTTTCAAGAAAATGCCTACTTTAACTAAAAATTCACAGGTAAAACTTACATTAATTTCCCAGGAATCATTACCGTTTGATGAACAAGAAATTTCAGACCTCACCCAGGCTGCAGAAGTTCGCTTTTCTTCCGATGTTCTAACATTCCACACAGAGCAGATCCTTACCATCCAAACTACTTTAGAAAATGACGTAAAAGTAAAGATTTACGTccaaaaaagttcaagCCATAAATGTCCAAGGTGCTGGAAAAACAATTCTCCTGTGGAAGATCATTTATGTGCTCGTTGTGCTTCAGTTGTTCGCGATGGTTTGTAA
- the SSN3 gene encoding cyclin-dependent serine/threonine protein kinase SSN3 (similar to Ashbya gossypii AGL249C): MNNQHQSQQNKYFKVSNQSSTRSLWSQQQQQQLLDSKGNTTNSKTPMLMANNNVFSIGPYRQRKDVSRVSVLEKYEIIGYIAAGTYGKVYKAKVKSPMNDQENKLISHNGPIGMSSSNLDTRRGNLALRIVGNRSSDLLRLDDNTSKDTLPSTNNAMIGGQPHPGRSSTTIKSSPKKNVSTPFFAIKKFKTEREGAEQLHYTGISQSACREMSLCRELNNKHLIKLVEIFLEKKSIYMVSEFAEHDLLQIIHFHSHPEKRLIPPRTLKSIMWQILDGVSYLHQNWILHRDLKPANIMVTVDGCVKIGDLGLARKFYNMVQTLYTGDKVVVTIWYRAPELLLGARHYSPAIDLWAVGCIFAELIGLRPIFKGEEAKMDSKKSVPFQGNQLQRILEVLGTPTPQTWPNIHKYPEYEQLAKFSKYRDNLPVWYHSSGGRDKATLDLLYHLLRYDPISRIDAIDALEHEYFCNNDPPVSEDVFEGLNYKYPPRRIHTNDNDIMNAGANKSKNVFSHHPPQQQAANNNGITNNSIGGLGVNRRILAAAAAAAAAVQGNGSNMSSGGTSSGGPLRKKKR; the protein is encoded by the coding sequence ATGAATAACCAGCATCAATCTCAGCAGAATAagtattttaaagtttcGAACCAGAGTTCAACGAGAAGTCTTTGGtctcaacaacaacaacagcaattATTAGACAGTAAAGGGAATACAACTAATTCCAAAACACCAATGCTAATGGCAAATAACAATGTTTTCTCAATCGGACCGTATCGACAAAGAAAGGATGTTAGCAGGGTTTCAGTCCTGGAGAAATATGAGATTATAGGATACATTGCGGCAGGTACATATGGTAAAGTTTACAAGGCAAAGGTGAAATCTCCCATGAATGATCAAGAGAATAAGCTGATATCCCATAATGGACCTATAGGAATGTCTTCGTCTAATCTAGATACTAGGCGTGGGAATTTAGCATTAAGAATAGTGGGTAATAGAAGTTCTGATCTGCTGCGACTTGACGACAATACGTCAAAGGACACATTGCCGTCCACCAATAATGCAATGATAGGTGGACAACCTCATCCTGGAAGATCTAGTACTACAATTAAGTCATCaccaaaaaagaatgtTTCAACCCCATTTTTTGccattaaaaaattcaagACTGAAAGAGAGGGAGCTGAACAACTTCATTATACAGGTATATCTCAAAGTGCTTGCAGAGAGATGTCATTGTGTCGAGAATTGAACAATAAGCACCTAATCAAGTTagttgaaatatttttggaaaagaagagTATTTACATGGTGTCAGAGTTTGCTGAACATGACCTTTTACAAAtaattcattttcattcACATCCAGAAAAACGATTAATCCCTCCAAGGACGCTCAAGTCAATCATGTGGCAAATATTGGATGGAGTTTCTTACCTGCATCAAAATTGGATCTTGCATAGAGATTTGAAGCCCGCTAATATCATGGTCACAGTTGATGGTTGTGTAAAGATTGGTGATTTAGGATTGGCACgaaaattttataatatgGTTCAAACATTGTACACCGGCGacaaagttgttgttacAATATGGTATAGAGCACCAGAGTTACTGCTTGGTGCCCGCCACTACTCTCCAGCCATCGATCTTTGGGCTGTTGGTTGTATCTTTGCTGAGTTAATAGGTCTACGTCCAATATTTAAAGGTGAAGAAGCTAAAATGGATTCCAAGAAAAGTGTACCGTTTCAAGGTAACcaacttcaaagaatattaGAAGTTCTTGGTACTCCAACCCCACAAACATGGCCAAATATCCATAAATATCCAGAATATGAACAGTTGGCCAAATTCTCAAAATATAGAGATAATTTACCCGTGTGGTATCATTCATCAGGTGGAAGAGACAAAGCAACTTTGGACCTTTTGTACCATTTGTTGAGATACGATCCAATCTCAAGAATTGATGCAATAGATGCTTTAGAACACGAATACTTTTGTAATAATGACCCGCCTGTTTCAGAAGACGTATTTGAAGGACTGAACTATAAATATCCTCCAAGGAGGATACATACAAACGATAATGACATAATGAACGCTGGAGCCAATAAAAGCAAAAATGTATTTAGCCACCATCCACCGCAGCAACAGGCTGCAAATAACAATGGAATTACAAACAATTCAATTGGGGGTTTAGGAGTTAACAGACGTATTTTAGCcgctgccgctgctgctgctgctgcagttCAAGGAAATGGTAGTAACATGTCATCAGGAGGTACTTCATCAGGCGGTCCTTTGAGAAAAAAGAAGCGTtaa
- the CHL4 gene encoding Chl4p (similar to Ashbya gossypii AGL251C), with the protein MHVDDTLICGGIREEVLTKINRLDAFILKNLVREWLTKFPHVEAINVEDIIDMSLKTLANLIFTDLWPGGLNIYQLAQLDVSAICSDKLSISWVVSATMDKDDKTIVVNMDFKEFNHKLKELLGKVHTFHIYSASHPCLPLIIYRIQLFETNGSQFVSHKPFFVVMPLRYKVIFHSAQRDIHSQFILQCVSIALNQSRNVIRLRPISRPTKELLTVLDRNFGTALANSLHGAWAAYLDVDAEPTPLGSPEKHPIVVGKRRLISDDDEGIKSKKERAMLRFKGSKRGVKSKTKYLNKRFYQRIYRMCDQDVADAEIETDIYLSLVPVKKVEYIIRITGSVEFKLKLSGLDIFGGIHELCDKQHIEIDELPGWLTGENGNESGIIENGDFRKINRGGLI; encoded by the coding sequence ATGCATGTTGATGACACATTGATATGTGGTGGCATTCGGGAGGAGGTATTGACTAAAATAAATAGATTGGATGCTTtcattttaaagaatttggTGCGAGAATGGTTAACAAAGTTTCCTCATGTGGAAGCTATTaatgttgaagatataATTGATATGAGCTTGAAGACCCTCGCTAATTTAATCTTTACAGATCTATGGCCAGGTGGTTTAAATATTTACCAATTGGCACAGTTGGATGTGAGCGCTATTTGCTCTGATAAACTTTCTATATCTTGGGTAGTATCTGCCACTATGGATAAGGATGATAAAACGATTGTTGTAAACATGGACTTTAAGGAGTTCAATCATAAGCTCAAGGAACTTTTAGGAAAGGTCCATACATTTCACATTTACAGTGCTTCACATCCCTGTCTTCCCTTAATAATTTATCGGATCCAACTATTTGAGACTAATGGATCCCAATTCGTTTCTCATAaaccattttttgttgttatGCCCTTAAGATATAAAgtaatttttcattctGCTCAGAGAGATATCCATTCCCAATTCATATTACAGTGTGTTTCAATTGCTTTAAATCAATCGAGAAATGTAATTCGGTTGCGACCTATTAGTAGGCCAACGAAGGAACTTCTTACTGTATTAGATCGCAATTTTGGGACAGCGTTAGCTAATAGTCTACACGGGGCTTGGGCCGCATATTTAGATGTGGATGCGGAACCGACTCCATTAGGTAGCCCAGAAAAGCACCCAATTGTCGTTGGTAAAAGAAGGCTTAtttcagatgatgatgaaggtaTAAAGTCCAAGAAAGAACGTGCAATGCTACGGTTTAAAGGGTCTAAGCGTGGggtaaaatcaaaaacaaaatatttaaacaaGAGGTTCtatcaaagaatttatCGAATGTGCGACCAAGATGTAGCAGATGCCGAGATTGAGACAGACATATACCTATCGCTTGTACCCGTGAAGAAGGTAGAGTATATCATAAGAATTACAGGTAGTGTAGAATTTAAACTTAAACTAAGTGGattggatatatttggtGGGATTCATGAACTCTGTGATAAACAGCATATAGAAATTGACGAGCTACCTGGTTGGTTGACTGGGGAAAATGGGAATGAATCTGGAATAATTGAAAATGGGGATTTTAGGAAAATAAATAGAGGAGGGCTTATTTAA
- the NOP4 gene encoding mRNA-binding ribosome biosynthesis protein NOP4 (similar to Ashbya gossypii AGL250W): MSVSVNGLNGHNLDQKTLFVRNIPFTATDAELTDFFSQFAPLKHAIIVKDGDGNSRGFGFVSFAVDEDTQTALNEGRKMKFQGRLLRVDIAKRRERSKKSEGDEGEGGKETASRDKTVEEDSSDAMMKGKPKLIIRNMPWSCRDAEKLKKIFSRFGTVVETTIPRKRDGRLCGFAFVTMKKLANCEKAIEGSKGLKIDGRDVAVDFAVQKNKWEDYKNLQNSTEEQKEEETKDADEEGALLKSSANDDSSDEENEDDSEPEPSNDEEIRNPDNKPKNRREKFSVFIRNVPYDATQESLEEHFAQFGPVKYVLPVVDRETGLPKGTAFAAFKTQETYDNCIKNAPSVVNTSLLISDDVLPQYVYEGRVLSITPTLDKDSANRMADANALKRRELFGIAPGEKDRRNLYLLNEGRITEGSKLAQLLSTADMEVREKSYQLRVEQLKKNPELSLSMTRLAVRNIPRAMNEAALKILARKAVVEFATEVKEGKRHPLSKEEISRSTKDKYKLMTAEEVTALKSREKKRGLVKQSKIIMEVKGSVVGRSKGYGFVEYRDHKSALMGLRWLNAHEVSLEEILEGLTEEQKKSVDTVGFKKRRLVVEFALENATVVKRRNEKIKVSREVSKRKRGQDDEGKEDNKRHKNTQEPKANNNKSGLNDDIKRIIGLKRKRRNGKNK; encoded by the coding sequence ATGAGTGTGTCAGTTAATGGTTTGAATGGTCATAATCTTGACCAGAAGACTCTGTTTGTGCGTAATATTCCTTTTACTGCTACCGATGCAGAGTTAACAGACTTTTTTTCGCAGTTTGCACCGCTAAAGCATGCTATTATAGTGAAGGATGGTGATGGAAACAGTCGAGGATTTGGCTTTGTTTCctttgctgttgatgaggataCCCAAACGGCTTTAAATGAGGGtagaaaaatgaaattcCAAGGCCGTTTATTGAGAGTAGATATAGCTAAGAGGAGAGAACGTTCTAAAAAATCTGAAGGTGATGAAGGAGAAGGTGGGAAAGAGACAGCTTCCAGAGATAAAACTGTGGAAGAAGATTCTTCGGATGCTATGATGAAAGGTAAGCCTAAGTTAATTATTAGAAATATGCCTTGGTCCTGTCGTGATGCGgagaaattaaagaaaattttctcAAGGTTTGGTACAGTTGTGGAAACGACTATTCCAAGAAAGCGAGATGGTAGGCTATGTGGATTTGCATTTGTAACTATGAAGAAACTTGCTAATTGCGAAAAGGCTATCGAGGGCTCTAAGGGTTTAAAAATCGATGGCAGAGACGTTGCTGTTGACTTTGCTGTTCAGAAGAACAAATGGGAAGACTATAAAAATTTACAGAATTCCACCGAGGAACAGAAAGAGGAGGAAACCAAAGAtgcagatgaagaaggagctttattgaaaagttcaGCAAACGATGACTCTAGTGATGAGGAAAATGAGGATGATTCCGAACCGGAACCAAGCAATGACGAAGAAATTAGAAATCCGGATaataaaccaaaaaacagGAGAGAAAAGTTCTCCGTATTTATTCGTAATGTTCCATACGATGCTACTCAAGAGTCTCTGGAGGAGCATTTCGCTCAATTTGGTCCTGTGAAATATGTGTTGCCCGTTGTAGATAGGGAAACTGGTTTACCCAAGGGAACCGCCTTCGCAGCCTTTAAAACTCAAGAAACATATGATAACTGCATAAAAAATGCACCAAGTGTCGTTAATACTTCACTACTTATCAGTGATGATGTCCTTCCACAGTATGTTTACGAAGGTCGTGTTTTATCAATCACGCCAACTCTAGATAAGGACTCTGCAAATAGAATGGCTGACGCTAATGCGTTGAAGAGACGAGAGCTTTTCGGAATTGCCCCTGGCGAGAAGGATAGGCGTAATTTATATCTATTGAATGAAGGTAGAATTACTGAAGGTTCGAAGTTGGCCCAACTTTTAAGTACGGCGGATATGGAAGTCAGAGAAAAATCTTATCAGTTAAGAGTTgaacagttgaagaaaaaccCTGAATTAAGTCTATCTATGACTAGGTTGGCTGTTAGAAATATTCCAAGGGCAATGAACGAAGCTgctttaaaaatattggcACGTAAAGCGGTAGTTGAATTTGCAACAGAAGTAAAGGAAGGGAAAAGGCATCCACTATCCAAGGAAGAGATTAGCAGATCTACCAAAGACAAGTATAAGTTAATGACAGCGGAGGAAGTAACAGCTTTAAAAAGTAGAGAGAAGAAACGTGGTCTAGTTAAACAATCTAAGATAATAATGGAAGTCAAGGGTTCAGTTGTTGGAAGAAGTAAAGGTTATGGATTCGTTGAATACAGAGACCATAAATCTGCTTTGATGGGACTAAGATGGTTAAATGCGCACGAGGTCAGTTTAGAGGAGATTTTAGAAGGCTTGACAGAGGAGCAAAAGAAGTCCGTTGACACTGTTGGGTTCAAAAAGAGACGGTTAGTAGTCGAATTTGCACTTGAAAATGCAACTGTTGTTAAGAGAAGAAATGAGAAGATAAAAGTATCCAGAGAAGtttccaaaagaaagagGGGCCAAGACGATGAAGGTAAAGAGGATAACAAGAGGCATAAGAACACGCAAGAACCCAAGGCTAACAATAACAAGAGTGGACtaaatgatgatataaaaagaataattGGTTTAAAACgcaaaagaagaaacgGTAAGAACAAATAA